One Nostoc sp. UHCC 0302 DNA window includes the following coding sequences:
- a CDS encoding DUF1802 family protein produces the protein MLMQLTTTFHALKEWAVAINALESGKTIMLLRKGGIHERNGRFQVAHDQILLYPTYEHQQPFLLKAEYADLVYPVTSGWHPETVRIGSWAVITDILPVNSESVVNALLPFHIWNEHFISDRLKWKARQPLYILLLRTYKLSQAQEIPYSPEYGGCKSWIDLAQDIDLQGVKPVLSDIAYTQLVETIREIVGDKLYAPFF, from the coding sequence ATGCTGATGCAATTGACTACAACTTTTCATGCTCTCAAAGAATGGGCAGTCGCTATAAATGCCTTGGAAAGCGGCAAAACAATTATGTTGCTCCGCAAAGGCGGTATTCATGAACGAAATGGACGTTTCCAAGTTGCTCATGATCAGATTTTGCTTTACCCTACTTACGAACATCAACAGCCTTTCCTGCTGAAAGCTGAGTATGCTGATCTTGTTTATCCGGTGACATCTGGCTGGCATCCAGAAACAGTTCGTATTGGTAGTTGGGCTGTAATTACCGATATTTTGCCAGTAAATAGTGAGTCTGTTGTTAACGCTTTACTCCCCTTCCATATTTGGAACGAGCATTTTATTAGCGATCGCCTCAAATGGAAAGCACGTCAGCCTTTATATATTCTCCTGCTACGAACTTACAAACTATCCCAAGCGCAAGAAATTCCCTATAGTCCAGAATATGGTGGCTGCAAGTCATGGATTGATTTAGCTCAAGATATTGATTTGCAAGGTGTAAAACCAGTTTTATCTGACATTGCATACACCCAGTTAGTAGAGACAATTCGCGAGATTGTTGGCGACAAGTTGTATGCCCCGTTCTTCTAA
- a CDS encoding aldo/keto reductase, which translates to MKKRTLGTSQVQITPILMGTWQAGKRMWVGIEDADSIKTIRAAFEAGITTIDTAEVYGEGHSERIVAEALSDVRPQVEYATKVFANHLKYDQVIEACDRSLKNLKTDYIDLYQIHWPSGAFNSEIVPIEETMSALNLLKEQGKIRAIGVSNFSRAQLAEAAIYGRIDSLQPPYSLFWRQVEKDIVPYCIENNISILAYSSLAQGLLTGKFALGHKFDPTDNRAKNKLFQGENFENAHQALEKLRPIALTHNCSLAQLALAWLIAQPQANAIVGARYPEQAKDNALAAEVKLSAAELAEIDAIGRIVTDHLDDSSVMWNW; encoded by the coding sequence ATGAAAAAACGAACGTTAGGTACTTCTCAGGTACAAATTACACCCATTCTGATGGGAACTTGGCAAGCTGGTAAAAGAATGTGGGTAGGAATTGAGGATGCAGACTCGATTAAAACAATTAGAGCAGCATTTGAAGCTGGGATTACAACGATTGATACCGCTGAAGTTTATGGTGAAGGACATTCTGAGCGCATTGTAGCCGAAGCTTTATCTGATGTGCGCCCTCAAGTGGAGTATGCCACAAAAGTTTTCGCCAATCATCTTAAGTATGATCAAGTAATTGAAGCTTGCGATCGCTCACTAAAAAATCTCAAAACTGACTACATTGACCTTTACCAAATTCATTGGCCCTCCGGCGCTTTCAACAGTGAAATAGTACCTATTGAAGAGACTATGAGCGCTCTTAATCTACTCAAAGAACAAGGTAAAATTCGGGCAATTGGTGTTTCGAATTTTTCTCGCGCCCAACTTGCAGAAGCAGCAATTTATGGACGTATTGATAGTTTACAACCACCCTATTCTCTATTCTGGAGGCAGGTAGAGAAGGACATTGTACCTTACTGTATCGAAAACAATATTTCCATCCTTGCTTATTCGTCTTTAGCACAGGGATTATTGACAGGGAAGTTTGCTCTCGGTCATAAATTCGATCCCACAGACAATCGTGCTAAAAATAAGCTGTTTCAAGGCGAAAACTTTGAAAATGCCCATCAAGCCTTAGAAAAATTGCGCCCCATAGCCCTTACTCATAATTGTAGCCTTGCTCAGTTGGCTTTGGCATGGTTAATTGCCCAACCTCAAGCAAATGCGATCGTTGGTGCGCGTTATCCCGAACAAGCAAAAGATAATGCCTTAGCCGCTGAAGTTAAACTTTCTGCCGCTGAACTCGCAGAAATTGATGCGATCGGGCGCATTGTTACCGACCATCTTGATGACAGTTCAGTTATGTGGAATTGGTGA